AGACAgctacatgtataataaacaatttaaagaaaaacaaaacacaAGTTGAACATGTTGAACATGTCTATTAAATAATTGTTTGATGTTCATTTTTTTCTCCTGGCAAAACAGACCCGGCCcggcggggaaagcccgttttatCCGTATTTTTTTTTCGGGGCGGATAAGGTTTTGGgtccgctctctttaatgtgtccgCCCCGCTCCACCATATTTTTtttgggcttttgcgggcatgaactttttcatataattttactatttttaggcctaaaagttCAATGTCTGCGGGCTTTCCCCGCTCCGCCCTTACTTTTTTGCGGGACGGGATAAAGTTTTAGATCCGCACTCTCAAATATGTCTGCTCCCCACCCCATTTTTTTTCGAGCTTTTGCAGGACATatctaaacggggcgggcatgcctgTTTACCACCCCTCCTTTTTTTTCCGCCTATACATAGTGGCTTGTGAACAAGTCCTAACACACAGTGTAGCTACCTAGTTTTCCAAACAAATGGAGTTCCTAATTAAACTTATCACTTTTCTACTATTTTCTATTCCTGCTATCACTTCCTCCCAATACTTAGGAAACAACAACCTACTCACCAATAGAAAGATTTTCCAAAAACAAGAGGAAATTTCCTCTTATGCTGTTGTATTTGATGCTGGTAGCACTGGTAGTCGTattcatgtttaccatttcgacCAAAACTTGAATCTCCTTCACATTGGGAAAGGTGTTGAGTATTATAATAAGGTACCAAACAATATATAACATAACATCACTAACTGTTTTCATTATTACAAAGTACTTACCTCATATTGTACTCCTTTGTAGATAACACCTGGCTTGAGTTCATATGCTAATAATCCAGCACAGGCTGCAAAATCACTCATTCCACTTTTAGAGCAAGCAGAAGATGTGGTCCCTGACGAACTTCATCCCAAGACACCTGTTAGACTTGGGGTgcgtttaaaaaaaatatttgaaaatttatatTTTCTCTGTAACAAAATCACGAAACTTATAGCAGTAGATAAATTCAAATAAGTTAATCCAAACAGACGTAAAGTAAAATGTCGCGGGTTCATTTGACTGAgttttatatgaaaataatgcAGGCAACAGCAGGTTTAAGGCTTTTGAATGGAGATGCTTCTGAAAAGATATTGCAATCGGTATAACTATAAGTTTATTTTTCGAATGTTATAATTCGCAGGTTTTCTGTCCCGCGATTAAGCTTAATTTTGTGTTCATAATTAATTACTATATAGGTAAGGGATATGCTGAGCAACAGAAGTACCTTCAATGTTCAACCAGATGCAGTTTCTATAATTGATGGAACCCAAGAAGGTTCTTATCTATGGGTATGTATGAGTGTATAACTAACCAAACTGAAGATTTTGTTTGATATTAAtctattttgtcacatttattcattcatttgactatgtttgtttctatatgTTTTTCTAATAGGTGACAGTTAACTATGCATTGCAAAATTTGGGAAAAAAGTACACAAAAACAGTTGGAGTAATGGATCTTGGAGGTGGATCAGTTCAAATGGCATATGCAGTTTCAAAGAAAACAGCCAAAAATGCACCAAAAGTTGCAGATGGAGAAGATCCATACATCAAGAAAATTGTACTCAAGGGAATACCATATGATCTCTATGTTCACAGTTACTTACACTTCGGTAGAGAAGCATCTCGAGCCGAGATTTTGAAGCTCACTCCGAATTCTCCTAACCCTTGTCTCTTAGCCGGATTCGATGGTAATAACACAAATCAGGCTTCCCTTTGAACTTTTTGCATTATAAATATGTTAATAacattaggttttttttttttttcgtcTTTAAAGCGATTTATACATATTCCGGAGAAGAGTTTAAGGCAACTGCTTCCACTTCTGGTGCAAACATTAATAGATGCAAAAACACAATTCGTAAAGCTCTTAAGTTGAATTCTCCATGTCCTTATCAGAATTGTACTTTTGGTGGAATTTGGAATGGTGGAGGAGGAAATGGACAGAAAAACCTCTTTGCTTCTTCATCTTTCTTTTACCTACCTGAAGatgtatgtatatatgtattatcatttatgatttcaatattttgatttgatGATAACCAATTTTAAATCTTGTTTCATTTTAGACCGGTATGGTTGATGCAAGCGCACC
The Vicia villosa cultivar HV-30 ecotype Madison, WI linkage group LG6, Vvil1.0, whole genome shotgun sequence genome window above contains:
- the LOC131612294 gene encoding nucleoside-triphosphatase, whose amino-acid sequence is MEFLIKLITFLLFSIPAITSSQYLGNNNLLTNRKIFQKQEEISSYAVVFDAGSTGSRIHVYHFDQNLNLLHIGKGVEYYNKITPGLSSYANNPAQAAKSLIPLLEQAEDVVPDELHPKTPVRLGATAGLRLLNGDASEKILQSVRDMLSNRSTFNVQPDAVSIIDGTQEGSYLWVTVNYALQNLGKKYTKTVGVMDLGGGSVQMAYAVSKKTAKNAPKVADGEDPYIKKIVLKGIPYDLYVHSYLHFGREASRAEILKLTPNSPNPCLLAGFDAIYTYSGEEFKATASTSGANINRCKNTIRKALKLNSPCPYQNCTFGGIWNGGGGNGQKNLFASSSFFYLPEDTGMVDASAPNFILRPVDIETKAIEACALKFEDAKLVYPFLDKKKVAAYVCMDLIYQYVLLVDGFGLDPLQKITSGKEIEYQDAIVEAAWPLGNAVEAISSLPKFERLMYFV